The Oscillospiraceae bacterium genome contains the following window.
ATCGGGCGGCAGTATCTACACACGACTTGACCTTCCAAAGACGGTGTAAATCGTCTCTGACGGTCTTAAACTCGCCGTAGGTGGTGTTGTGCGCCAGTTCCAGCTCGTCATACTCTTCGGTCAGCTTTTTCATATCCACCTTGCCGTCCGGGAACTCTCCGGTCAGCTTGCGTCTGGCGGCGTAGAACTGTTTCAGTTCCGCTTCATGCTCTGCCTTGTACTTGGCTCTGGGCTTCTCAAACTTGATTTTCTGCAAGCCGTCATAGACAGGCTTCAAGCTCTGGAAAGCAGCGGAGCTGTCATAGAGCTGCTTAATTGCTTTCATTCGGGCGGTCTGTTCGTCCAGCGTTTTCTTCAAGCTCTCTGTGGCAGCACTGTGTTCGCTGACACGGCTTTCCAAATCTTCAAGGGAGTAAATGCCGTTTGCCCGGAGATAATTGAAAGTCTCGTTCATCTCCTTTAGATTGCTGACCTTGCCTTTCTGCGAATACGCCCCGGCTCTGCGCTGGGTGTAATAGGCGTTCAGCAGAGAAACAAGGTCGGGTGCCTGCGGCTTGGCAAGCTCTGCTTTTGCTTCGGCAATCCAATCGAACAGGAGAGCGATTTTCTTCTTGATGTCCCGGATAACGGCATTGGTTGCCTTGATCCAGCGGTTGAACTCGCCCTTTTCGGTGCGTATGCCTTTCTTCTCCATTGCCCGGACGGTTGCGCCCTCGTGGACGGTGGGAAGAAGCTCCACGCCCTGACGCTCATAGCTTCGGTGGTCGATACGAACGTCAAGCTCCTTTTCCGCAAACTTGGCGTTGCATAGCTCCGCCCATGTCTGCCGCCAGTATTCCAGCGTTTCGGGACTGCCCCAGTCGGTAGTGGGAACGGCGTTGAAAACAAACTCGCCGTTCTGGTCTCGGATACGGTTGCCGTCCTCGTCCAGCTCATACACCCGGCGTTGCTTTAGTCCCCATTTGCCGTTCTGATCGATGGGGCGGATAGGGCAAAGCACATGAAAATGCGGGTTTGGTATGCCGCCGTCCTCCCGGTCTGGCTGGTGTACGGCGAAGTCAACCACCATGCCACGGCTCACAAAGTTCTCCAACAAAAATTGCCTTGCAAGAGCGATGTTTTCCTCAAGGGAAAATTCATTCTGCAAGGCAATGTCAAAGCTGTATGCAAGCTGGGCGTTCTTTCCACGCTCGGCTTTTTCCACGGCGTTCCATAGGGTCTGGCGGTCTGCGTATTCTGGCGGTGCATGGGACGGCAGGAGAATGTCGGAGCAGATCACGCCGCCCTTGCGGGTGTAGTCGCTGTATTCGCCGTAATACTCGCTATACAATCGCTCCCCGGCACGGTAGGCGGCAGAAGCAATAGCGGACTGTCCTGCGCTTCGCTTAGTCTGCGTGACGCTCAGATGAAATAGTGCCATCGGCTTTCAACTCCTTTTCTCTGTTCGCTTGACTGATATGGGTAATCGCCATGTGACGGACGGCTCGCTGGACTTCGGACAGGGAAAAGATGTGTTCCATCAGCTCTGTCATTTCGGTGCGTGTGAGATCTTTGACCTCCGGGGCAAGGCTCTCAATCGTGCCGCCCAGATTGCAAAGGCGGTGGGTGCGCTTGGTGCGTTCGCCTTTCTCCAGATACTTCTTTCTGTTCTCCAGACGCTCCAGCTTGTGCTGTTCCTGTGCAAGCTGCGTCTCAGCTCGTTCCTTTTCGGCTCGGAGCTGGTCGAGGGTTTTCGGTTTTGTCATTGGGATTGACCTCCTTTTTTGATTTTGGGGATAAAAAAAGACCGTCAACTTTTCGCATAGTGCGACCAGTCAACGGTCAGTTTTTCGGTATTCAGTTTTTCAAACTTGCTGGCGGCGAACAGCATTTTATGCTGTTTGCGGACGGCAAGTCCACAGGGGATAGCCGCATTAGCGGCGCAAGGGGGTGTAGCCACCTTGACGGAACGAAGTGACGCAACATTCTCGGTCATGCAGTTTTCTTCTGCTGACCGGGAATGAAGCTCCGCAGGACGCACTACTCTCGATAGGAGAGTATAGAAGTGCGCCCTTTAGTTCCTAAAGGGATTTTATCAGTTCGCCAAACTGGAAGTTATAGTGCAATCTTTTTCCATTTTCTAATCTTGGTTCTAAAGGTTCCGAACGGAGCAACTGTATTAACATGTATGAATTTGTATACTTCCCAGACAGCTGTTTTAGTTGCTTCGTCAGCCCATTTTCTCATATGTGGTTTAAATAATTCTTCATCACTCAGAGAATCAATCATTGCATAAATAGAGTTGATATTCTCATTCAATCTGTCTTTCAATTCTTGCAGTGACAGCTGAGCATATGTATCTGTGAACCATTGATATAATTCGCCAAGCTGATTCCACTTAAAATTATCCGAAGGAGTTTTGACAGGAATACCCTTTCTTTCGTCTGATTCCCATTTAATAACAAGAGTTGTCCAGCCAACCTGATAAGCAAGATTTTCTGCCGGAGTTCGATCGATCTCATCAATTCTCTTATCTTTTAAATGCTCCGGAATATCATTAAATTCTGAAATATATTTTGCAAAGCTTTTATTTATCTCGTTTTTAAGTTCGTCTTTATTCTCATATGTTCTCAATAGTCTATCTCCTCAGCTTCCGATTTGTTGCTCACTTTTCGTATTCAAATTATACCATAAAACTTGTGAACATTTCTACCGCAACTTTGGACTATATGAGAAAAGTCCGAACAGTTTTCTGCCCGGACTTCCTCGCTCAATCGTAAATCAATTCCGCTTTCACAATCTCCTCTGCCTGTGCCTTGCAAGCGTTCATCTGCCGCACCCATTCCATTTGGTTTTCGGCTTTCAGCCTTTCGGTCACGCCGTACTGCTTTGCCAGTTGCGGCACGATCAGCTCCATTCGGTTTTGTGCCGCTTCGTCAATCTCGGCGCAATGCTCAAAGAGCCTATCGGATAGCACCAGCTCATTGAACAGTATCGGGCGGTGCATTTCCAGATA
Protein-coding sequences here:
- a CDS encoding MobA/MobL family protein produces the protein MALFHLSVTQTKRSAGQSAIASAAYRAGERLYSEYYGEYSDYTRKGGVICSDILLPSHAPPEYADRQTLWNAVEKAERGKNAQLAYSFDIALQNEFSLEENIALARQFLLENFVSRGMVVDFAVHQPDREDGGIPNPHFHVLCPIRPIDQNGKWGLKQRRVYELDEDGNRIRDQNGEFVFNAVPTTDWGSPETLEYWRQTWAELCNAKFAEKELDVRIDHRSYERQGVELLPTVHEGATVRAMEKKGIRTEKGEFNRWIKATNAVIRDIKKKIALLFDWIAEAKAELAKPQAPDLVSLLNAYYTQRRAGAYSQKGKVSNLKEMNETFNYLRANGIYSLEDLESRVSEHSAATESLKKTLDEQTARMKAIKQLYDSSAAFQSLKPVYDGLQKIKFEKPRAKYKAEHEAELKQFYAARRKLTGEFPDGKVDMKKLTEEYDELELAHNTTYGEFKTVRDDLHRLWKVKSCVDTAARFNERTEEQMLQNRPQTRHKKEDMTR
- a CDS encoding DUF3847 domain-containing protein yields the protein MTKPKTLDQLRAEKERAETQLAQEQHKLERLENRKKYLEKGERTKRTHRLCNLGGTIESLAPEVKDLTRTEMTELMEHIFSLSEVQRAVRHMAITHISQANREKELKADGTISSERHAD
- a CDS encoding ClbS/DfsB family four-helix bundle protein encodes the protein MRTYENKDELKNEINKSFAKYISEFNDIPEHLKDKRIDEIDRTPAENLAYQVGWTTLVIKWESDERKGIPVKTPSDNFKWNQLGELYQWFTDTYAQLSLQELKDRLNENINSIYAMIDSLSDEELFKPHMRKWADEATKTAVWEVYKFIHVNTVAPFGTFRTKIRKWKKIAL
- a CDS encoding TnpV protein; its protein translation is MNITYTQNGDYLIPNIIIRKTKPLGHYGRLRKAYLEMHRPILFNELVLSDRLFEHCAEIDEAAQNRMELIVPQLAKQYGVTERLKAENQMEWVRQMNACKAQAEEIVKAELIYD